The following are from one region of the Carnobacterium gallinarum DSM 4847 genome:
- the mscL gene encoding large conductance mechanosensitive channel protein MscL, translating to MFKNTMKEFKEFALRGNVIDLAVGVVIGAAFSAIVTSFVKNIISPMIAVLTGGNNLNSLSVNILNAKLTYGAFLQSIIDFVIIAFSIFIFVKAINTATSKLKKSEAEAEPEAEINLTEEYLKEIRDLLAQNDKTL from the coding sequence ATGTTTAAGAATACAATGAAAGAATTCAAGGAATTTGCTTTACGTGGAAATGTAATTGATTTAGCTGTCGGGGTTGTTATTGGAGCTGCTTTTAGCGCAATTGTAACGTCTTTTGTAAAAAATATTATTAGTCCAATGATCGCTGTATTAACCGGTGGCAATAATCTTAATAGCTTATCTGTAAATATTTTGAATGCTAAACTAACGTATGGTGCTTTCTTACAATCAATTATTGACTTCGTTATTATTGCATTTTCTATCTTCATTTTTGTCAAAGCAATCAACACCGCAACATCTAAATTGAAAAAATCAGAAGCGGAAGCTGAGCCAGAAGCAGAAATTAATTTAACAGAAGAATATTTAAAAGAAATTCGCGACTTACTTGCTCAAAATGATAAGACGCTTTAA